A DNA window from Pseudomonas sp. B21-056 contains the following coding sequences:
- a CDS encoding IS3 family transposase (programmed frameshift) gives MTKKYRKFDAEFKLKVCKMIVDQGLSVNSVCTDLGLSDTAVRRWVQQYQTEQSGGTGIGKPLTSDQQRIRQLEQQVRELKTDNDIFKKSYGLLCPRVEVIHQLVHQIQCKAYPVARICRVLRISRSGFYEARQRRLKPKPVCSVAAQLKAAFVSNEHCYGSRRLVKALRDTGVSVGRNKVRRLMKQQDLRPIWKRKFVHTTDSNHNFPVAENLLNRQFNPERINQSWVADITYIRTRSGWLYLAAVMDLYSRKIVGWAMAPHMRAELVCSAMQLAIAQRQPEPGLIAHSDRGSQYAGTDYQDLLTRHGMRCSMSRKGNCWDNAVMERFFLNLKMERVWRKDYANHGEAIKDITDYIVRFYNGRRIHSSLGYLPPNQYERQAA, from the exons ATGACTAAGAAATACAGAAAATTCGACGCCGAGTTCAAGCTGAAGGTCTGCAAGATGATTGTTGATCAAGGTCTGAGCGTGAACTCGGTTTGTACCGATTTAGGCCTGAGCGACACCGCCGTGCGCCGCTGGGTTCAGCAGTATCAAACCGAGCAGTCGGGCGGTACGGGGATTGGCAAACCATTGACCAGCGACCAGCAGCGTATTCGCCAGCTTGAACAGCAAGTCCGCGAACTGAAGACGGATAATGACATAT TTAAAAAAAGCTACGGCCTTCTTTGCCCGCGAGTTGAAGTGATCCACCAGTTGGTTCACCAAATTCAATGCAAGGCCTACCCGGTGGCGCGTATCTGCCGGGTGTTGCGGATCAGTCGTTCGGGGTTTTACGAAGCTCGTCAGAGGCGTTTGAAGCCAAAACCTGTGTGCTCGGTTGCCGCTCAGCTCAAGGCTGCCTTCGTGTCCAATGAACACTGTTATGGCAGTCGTCGTTTGGTGAAAGCGCTGCGTGACACTGGCGTCTCCGTTGGACGGAACAAGGTCCGCCGCCTGATGAAACAACAGGATTTGCGCCCGATCTGGAAGCGCAAGTTCGTTCATACCACTGACAGCAATCACAATTTTCCGGTGGCTGAGAACCTGCTCAATCGCCAGTTCAATCCCGAGCGCATCAACCAGTCGTGGGTCGCTGACATCACCTACATCCGTACCCGCAGCGGCTGGTTGTACCTGGCGGCCGTCATGGACCTGTACTCACGCAAAATCGTGGGCTGGGCCATGGCACCCCACATGCGGGCAGAGTTGGTATGCAGTGCGATGCAACTGGCCATCGCGCAGAGGCAACCTGAACCGGGCCTGATCGCACACTCGGATCGAGGCAGCCAGTATGCCGGTACGGATTACCAGGACTTGCTGACGCGACATGGAATGCGTTGCAGCATGAGTCGCAAGGGCAACTGCTGGGACAATGCGGTCATGGAGCGCTTCTTCTTGAATCTGAAGATGGAGCGTGTTTGGCGCAAGGATTACGCCAACCATGGCGAAGCGATCAAGGACATCACGGACTACATCGTGCGGTTCTACAACGGAAGGCGAATCCATTCATCCTTGGGCTATTTACCGCCCAATCAGTATGAGCGGCAAGCAGCCTGA
- a CDS encoding epoxide hydrolase family protein — protein sequence MHAACSVSTWQRCLASSAIVGLALLAGSGVTLAADSPSASAASAGSEAIRPYHIHVDEAQLTELRQRIAATRWPDKETVNDVSQGVQLAQVQALVKYWGDGYDWRKAEARLNALPEFITTIDGVDIQFIHVRSRHPNAMPLILTHGWPGSQFEFLKTIGPLTDPTAYGGRAEDAFDVIIPSIPGHGFSGKPTELGWGPDRVAKAWDVLMKRLGYSHYVSQGGDHGSVISDALGRLAPPGLLGIHLNMPATVLPELVKPINSGDPAPAGLTDPERRAYSSLSTFFGRNAAYGAMMVTRPQTIGYLLADSPTGTAAWMYEKFAAWTDSDGKPERVLSRDEMLDDISLYWLTDTGASSSRFYWENNNNNFSAAAQKTTDIKVPVAITVFPHEIYQAPKTWAQRAYPSLSYFNEVNQGGHFAAWEQPQLFSEELREAFRPLRAAAK from the coding sequence ATGCATGCAGCTTGTTCCGTTTCTACCTGGCAGCGTTGCCTGGCGTCATCCGCCATCGTCGGTCTTGCCCTGCTTGCCGGCAGCGGGGTCACCCTGGCTGCGGACAGTCCGTCCGCCAGTGCCGCATCGGCCGGATCGGAGGCCATTCGCCCTTACCATATTCACGTCGATGAAGCGCAGTTGACCGAACTGCGCCAACGCATTGCGGCCACCCGCTGGCCCGACAAGGAAACCGTCAATGACGTCTCCCAGGGCGTGCAACTGGCTCAGGTACAAGCGCTGGTGAAGTATTGGGGCGATGGCTACGACTGGCGCAAGGCTGAGGCCAGGCTCAATGCCTTGCCGGAGTTCATCACCACCATCGATGGCGTCGACATCCAGTTCATCCACGTGCGTTCGCGCCACCCCAACGCCATGCCGCTGATCCTCACCCATGGTTGGCCCGGATCGCAGTTCGAGTTCCTCAAGACTATCGGCCCGCTGACCGATCCGACCGCTTACGGCGGCCGTGCGGAAGATGCCTTCGATGTGATCATCCCGTCGATTCCCGGCCATGGTTTTTCCGGCAAACCGACCGAACTAGGTTGGGGTCCCGACCGGGTGGCGAAGGCCTGGGACGTGCTGATGAAGCGCCTGGGCTACAGCCATTACGTGTCCCAGGGCGGCGATCACGGTTCGGTGATTTCCGATGCGCTGGGCCGCCTGGCGCCGCCCGGGTTGCTGGGCATCCACCTGAACATGCCGGCCACTGTGCTGCCGGAACTGGTGAAGCCGATCAACAGCGGCGATCCGGCACCCGCCGGGCTGACCGATCCGGAACGCCGAGCCTACAGCTCCCTGAGTACGTTCTTCGGTCGTAATGCGGCCTACGGCGCGATGATGGTGACCCGGCCGCAGACCATCGGCTACCTGCTGGCCGACTCGCCCACCGGTACGGCAGCGTGGATGTACGAGAAATTCGCGGCCTGGACCGACAGTGACGGCAAGCCTGAGCGCGTGCTCAGCCGCGATGAAATGCTCGATGACATCAGCCTGTACTGGCTGACCGACACCGGGGCGTCGTCCTCCCGTTTCTACTGGGAGAACAACAACAATAACTTCAGCGCCGCCGCGCAGAAGACCACGGACATCAAGGTGCCGGTGGCGATCACGGTGTTCCCGCACGAGATCTACCAGGCGCCGAAGACCTGGGCACAGCGTGCGTACCCGTCGCTGTCCTACTTTAATGAGGTCAACCAGGGCGGTCACTTCGCAGCCTGGGAACAACCTCAACTGTTCAGTGAAGAACTGCGCGAAGCATTCCGGCCATTGCGGGCGGCGGCCAAGTAA
- a CDS encoding alpha/beta fold hydrolase, translated as MTKILNHTSKPRHRRLLAPALLAVAMMQLGALAVTSSQASAAEVPAGTIGAITPGANTSFGPLKHVKAGLLDVSYAEVGPADGPVVILLHGWPYDIHSYTDVAPELAQKGYRVLIPYARGYGDTRFLSAKTVRNGQPAALASDLIDFMDALHIKQAVLGGYDWGARTADIVAALWPERVKALVAVSGYLIGSQEAGKTPLPPAAELQWWYQFYFATERGRLGYEKNTHDFAKLIWKLASPKWDFDDATYDRSAAALQNPDHVPVSIFNYRWRLGLIKGEARYDALEKKLAAFPSIGVPTITLEGDANGAPHPPAEAYAKRFTGKYEYRLISGGVGHNLPQEAPQAFAQAVIDADHL; from the coding sequence ATGACCAAAATCTTGAACCACACCTCCAAACCACGGCATCGGCGTCTGCTCGCACCGGCTCTCCTGGCGGTCGCCATGATGCAGTTGGGCGCCCTGGCCGTGACCTCGTCACAGGCCAGCGCTGCCGAGGTGCCGGCCGGTACCATCGGCGCCATCACGCCGGGGGCCAATACTTCGTTCGGCCCGTTGAAGCACGTCAAGGCGGGTTTGCTGGACGTTTCCTATGCCGAAGTCGGTCCCGCCGATGGGCCGGTGGTCATCCTGTTGCACGGCTGGCCCTACGACATTCACAGCTACACCGATGTGGCGCCGGAGTTGGCGCAGAAGGGCTATCGCGTGTTGATTCCCTATGCGCGGGGCTATGGCGATACGCGCTTCCTGTCGGCCAAGACCGTGCGCAACGGCCAGCCGGCCGCGCTTGCCAGTGACCTGATCGACTTCATGGACGCGCTGCACATCAAGCAGGCCGTGCTCGGCGGTTATGACTGGGGCGCGCGCACCGCCGACATCGTCGCGGCGCTGTGGCCGGAGCGGGTGAAGGCGCTGGTGGCGGTGAGTGGTTACCTGATCGGCAGCCAGGAAGCCGGCAAGACACCCTTGCCGCCGGCCGCCGAGTTGCAGTGGTGGTACCAGTTCTACTTTGCCACCGAGCGCGGCCGCCTGGGCTATGAAAAGAATACCCACGACTTCGCCAAGCTGATCTGGAAACTGGCCTCGCCGAAGTGGGATTTCGACGACGCCACCTATGATCGCAGCGCCGCCGCGTTGCAGAACCCCGATCACGTCCCGGTATCGATCTTCAACTACCGCTGGCGCCTGGGCCTGATCAAGGGCGAGGCCAGGTACGACGCGTTGGAGAAGAAACTGGCGGCGTTCCCGTCCATCGGCGTGCCGACCATCACCCTTGAAGGCGATGCCAACGGCGCGCCGCACCCACCGGCCGAGGCCTATGCCAAGCGCTTCACCGGCAAGTACGAGTACCGGTTGATCAGCGGCGGTGTCGGTCACAACTTGCCGCAGGAGGCCCCACAAGCCTTCGCCCAGGCCGTCATCGATGCCGATCATCTCTGA
- a CDS encoding cytochrome P460 family protein yields MKLKHLAASAAVASAALINTGLALGDAGGGEASPIYGVKLPDGYRTWPLIAPAQEAEPLNELRAVLGNDRAIKAYQDATLPFPDGTVLVKLAWKHVQSPEFEPASIPGAATTVQVMVKDSKKYASTGGWGFGRFINGKPADEAQHQTCFACHQARVQNHDFVFTRFAP; encoded by the coding sequence ATGAAACTCAAGCATCTGGCGGCATCCGCCGCTGTTGCATCGGCGGCGTTGATCAACACCGGCCTGGCCCTGGGCGATGCCGGCGGCGGCGAGGCTTCACCGATCTATGGGGTGAAGCTTCCCGATGGCTATCGCACCTGGCCGCTGATAGCGCCGGCACAGGAAGCCGAGCCGCTGAACGAGCTTCGAGCGGTGCTGGGCAATGACCGGGCCATCAAGGCGTACCAGGACGCGACCCTGCCGTTCCCTGACGGCACGGTCCTGGTGAAGCTGGCCTGGAAGCACGTGCAGTCACCGGAGTTCGAACCGGCCTCGATTCCTGGAGCGGCCACCACCGTCCAGGTCATGGTCAAGGACTCGAAGAAATATGCGTCAACCGGCGGTTGGGGGTTTGGTCGATTTATCAACGGCAAGCCCGCCGACGAGGCCCAACACCAGACCTGTTTCGCCTGCCACCAGGCGCGGGTGCAGAACCATGATTTTGTCTTTACGCGTTTCGCGCCATAA